A window of the Salvelinus alpinus chromosome 3, SLU_Salpinus.1, whole genome shotgun sequence genome harbors these coding sequences:
- the LOC139570619 gene encoding zinc finger protein 488-like encodes MDHNFLPHSLWTSEGKFLHHHATVLYSSVHVMCNIPAGAQFGPCLLQNTFHDTIAFIALKSCDKRSKSYVFRVDPEAMRSSALVLSWLRLVQAARHREEQNTEAFLKGGQLYFRTTKEIHQDEELLVWYDQELSHLLGFTDISTRGHNAELKCAKCNQVFKNEHPYLAHCRFLCSQVKNDMLSREAYEHKHIEIKRQHRITDFHNIARDLEHKESSASEEAEISLRKRKHEETDYPRWRKPVLLEKTNILNDNITQITRDYHLIVPESTGSVLKLKAEKYQLKKDQVECKNSAFTEVGAAKRSVMHEKEKPTEADSETVREISSGLNSKSNNREFSFILRSGQEEQKSAFCKPSKGTSSNCSTAHPSNTPAPSNHLEDVRDIFTSKTVLGYNNLLASNNIMLNGDLPGAQTLPTPLTCNAFPYPPEHWSRSIGAQIQTILPPTFSSFGVSVQNWCAKCNLSFRMTSDLVFHMRSHHKEFLERSQVRRREEKLTCPICHEFFRERHHLSRHMTSHN; translated from the exons ATGGACCATAATTTTTTACCTCATTCCCTCTGGACCAGCGAGGGTAAATTCCTCCACCACCACGCGACAGTCCTCTACTCCAGCGTACATGTCATGTGCAACATCCCTGCTGGGGCACAGTTCGGCCCGTGCCTCCTTCAGAACACGTTCCATGACACCATCGCCTTCATAGCGCTAAAATCCTGCGACAAGAGAAGCAAATCATACGTGTTCAGG GTGGACCCCGAGGCTATGCGGAGCTCTGCTCTCGTGCTGTCCTGGCTGCGTCTGGTGCAAGCGGCACGTCACCGGGAGGAGCAGAACACCGAAGCGTTCCTGAAGGGAGGCCAGCTGTATTTCCGGACCACCAAGGAAATCCATCAGGATGAGGAACTGTTGGTGTGGTATGACCAGGAGCTGTCACATCTACTGGGCTTCACTGACATCTCAACCAGAGGACATAATGCCG AGCTCAAATGTGCAAAATGTAACCAGGTCTTCAAGAACGAGCATCCCTACTTGGCCCACTGCCGCTTCCTGTGCTCGCAGGTGAAGAATGACATGCTGAGCAGGGAGGCCTatgaacacaaacacattgaAATAAAACGTCAACACCGCATCACAGACTTCCACAACATCGCCAGGGATCTGGAACATAAAGAATCCAGCGCCAGTGAGGAAGCCGAGATTTCTCTGCGGAAAAGGAAACATGAGGAGACGGATTACCCCCGATGGAGGAAACCAGTGTTATTGGAGAAAACCAACATCTTGAATGACAACAtcacacagataaccagagactACCACCTCATTGTGCCAGAGTCAACTGGCTCTGTTTTGAAACTGAAGGCGGAGAAGTACCAGCTCAAAAAGGACCAGGTGGAATGCAAAAATAGTGCGTTCACAGAAGTAGGAGCTGCAAAAAGGAGTGTTATGCACGAGAAAGAAAAGCCAACAGAGGCTGATTCTGAGACAGTGAGGGAGATAAGCTCTGGTTTGAACTCCAAGAGCAACAACCGTGAGTTTTCATTCATTCTGCGCAGTGGACAGGAGGAGCAGAAAAGCGCTTTCTGTAAACCCAGTAAAGGGACTTCTTCTAACTGCTCTACAGCTCACCCATCCAACACACCTGCCCCATCGAACCACCTAGAAGACGTGAGAGACATTTTTACCTCAAAGACTGTTCTGGGATACAACAATTTGTTGGCATCTAATAATATTATGTTGAATGGTGATTTACCTGGCGCACAGACCCTACCCACACCGCTTACTTGCAATGCTTTTCCTTACCCACCAGAGCACTGGTCCAGGAGCATTGGAGCCCAAATACAAACAATTCTTCCTCCAACATTTAGCTCCTTTGGGGTGTCGGTGCAGAACTGGTGCGCCAAGTGTAACCTCTCCTTCCGCATGACTTCAGACCTGGTGTTCCACATGCGCTCCCACCACAAGGAGTTTCTGGAGCGGTCCCAGGTGAGGAGGCGAGAGGAGAAACTCACATGCCCTATCTGCCACGAGTTCTTCCGGGAACGTCACCACCTGTCACGCCACATGACTTCTCACAATTAA